A section of the Gloeobacter violaceus PCC 7421 genome encodes:
- a CDS encoding pentapeptide repeat-containing protein, translating into MFIVDYFRDIFRDLYKAWQHDRDVAAQDKQTVHNAQELLERYARGERYFILADLEKEDLRNVELPGAHFIRAFLKGADLRGANLSGATFTFTSLRGLLIDDTTQVDIKWRTVWELVNLPPVTGRQLLGADLSWTRLTGVHLQRANLTGADLTETCLDEAELQEANLQGANLCEARFVSTNLRGVNLRGADCQEANLFDANLCDTDLREANLSKANLIEAVLVSADLRGADLRGANLDSANCQGANLEGANLEGANLEGVLLGRATMPDGSIHP; encoded by the coding sequence ATGTTTATTGTCGACTATTTCAGGGACATCTTTCGAGACTTGTATAAAGCTTGGCAGCACGACCGAGACGTCGCCGCCCAGGACAAGCAAACGGTGCACAACGCCCAGGAGTTGCTGGAGCGCTACGCTCGGGGTGAGCGCTATTTCATTTTGGCCGATCTAGAAAAAGAAGACTTGCGCAACGTGGAGTTGCCGGGTGCTCATTTCATCCGTGCGTTCCTCAAAGGAGCGGACCTGCGCGGGGCAAACTTAAGCGGGGCGACGTTTACTTTCACGAGTTTGAGGGGCCTACTCATCGACGATACGACGCAGGTGGACATCAAATGGCGGACGGTGTGGGAACTGGTCAACCTGCCGCCGGTCACCGGTCGCCAACTGCTGGGAGCGGATCTTTCCTGGACCCGGCTGACGGGGGTGCATTTGCAACGGGCCAACCTGACGGGGGCTGATCTTACAGAGACTTGCTTGGACGAAGCAGAACTGCAGGAAGCGAATCTGCAGGGGGCAAATCTATGCGAGGCACGTTTTGTCAGTACCAATTTGCGGGGAGTGAACCTCAGGGGGGCGGATTGCCAAGAGGCCAACCTGTTTGATGCCAACCTGTGCGATACCGATTTGCGCGAAGCCAACCTCTCCAAGGCGAACCTGATTGAAGCTGTGCTGGTCAGTGCCGATTTGCGCGGGGCGGACCTGCGCGGGGCGAACCTCGACAGTGCGAACTGCCAGGGAGCGAATCTAGAAGGGGCGAATCTGGAAGGGGCGAATCTGGAGGGAGTGCTGCTGGGCAGGGCGACGATGCCCGACGGGAGTATTCATCCTTAA
- a CDS encoding thioesterase II family protein, whose product MNLPNNHLGSAPYFAAAEWFRWCTPNPGARLRLFCFPHAGCGASVYREWRTGLPEAIEVRPCQLPGRENLTRLPMPLRLPELIDALVSVLVPHLDRPFAFFGHSMGALVSFELARQLRRQHLPLPVCLLVASRRAPQLTSPMPASDLLSEEALLAWVRKVGGTPEALLAHPKWREHYLGILRADLRLTEHYLYRPEPPLGCPVFAYGGTHDTVVTHPQLAAWREQTASAFTLQMLPGGHIFDPPMVQQQLASMADRLGSFLI is encoded by the coding sequence ATGAATTTACCGAACAATCATCTCGGCAGTGCACCGTATTTTGCGGCGGCGGAGTGGTTCCGCTGGTGTACACCCAACCCGGGCGCACGGCTGCGTTTATTCTGTTTTCCCCACGCGGGCTGCGGCGCGTCGGTCTACCGCGAATGGCGCACAGGGCTGCCGGAGGCGATCGAAGTGCGGCCCTGCCAGTTGCCCGGCCGCGAAAATCTGACCCGCTTGCCGATGCCTCTGCGCTTGCCCGAATTGATCGACGCATTGGTCTCAGTTCTTGTACCGCACCTTGATCGTCCTTTTGCCTTCTTTGGGCACAGCATGGGAGCCCTGGTCAGTTTCGAGCTGGCGCGGCAGTTGCGGCGGCAACATCTGCCGCTGCCGGTCTGTTTGCTGGTGGCCAGCCGCCGAGCGCCGCAGCTGACCTCCCCGATGCCCGCCAGCGATTTGCTGTCGGAGGAGGCACTACTTGCCTGGGTGCGCAAAGTCGGCGGTACCCCCGAAGCCCTGCTGGCCCACCCGAAGTGGCGGGAGCACTACCTGGGCATTTTGCGGGCCGATTTGCGATTGACTGAGCACTATCTCTACCGGCCGGAACCGCCGCTAGGTTGTCCGGTATTCGCCTACGGCGGAACGCACGACACGGTGGTCACCCACCCACAGCTTGCGGCCTGGCGCGAACAGACCGCAAGCGCCTTTACTCTGCAGATGCTCCCGGGGGGCCATATTTTTGACCCGCCCATGGTGCAGCAGCAGCTTGCCAGTATGGCCGACCGCCTCGGCTCTTTTTTGATCTGA
- a CDS encoding cytochrome P450 — protein sequence MSALPPPRFNPFDSEFRQDPYRVYAHLRVAAPIHRSLGMWVLTRYADVLAVLKDPHFSSSQIPLAVRQRSERPDQAQSHPLARLAAKSIVFTDEPDHTRLRHLVVRAIKRRTPEQEQAHLTRIASALLERVGPKGRMDAVADYAERLPLQFMAESMALPPDSWQTVRDWTHQLRYLLEPGLMGRGDFERVQAVLDEVIAFFEDMLAVRRQQPGDDLISALDAAHREAQADRLSDEEIVYCCIMMFVAGHETTRSLIASGLLALLQHPEQLAYLRMHPERMGAAVTEMLRYESPLQQTKRRATAAVAVGGRTIQPQEQVLLCLGAANRDPARFEQPDRFDITRTDNGHLAFGQGMHHCLGAALAQMEAQVALRVLLERFANLTLQDTPEWLEHSFILRGLKTLPVQWDR from the coding sequence ATGAGTGCCCTGCCACCGCCCCGGTTCAATCCTTTCGATTCTGAGTTTCGCCAAGACCCCTACCGCGTCTACGCGCATCTGCGGGTGGCCGCTCCTATCCACCGCAGCCTGGGGATGTGGGTGCTGACGCGTTATGCCGATGTCCTGGCGGTGCTCAAAGATCCGCACTTCAGTTCCAGCCAGATTCCGCTGGCGGTCCGGCAGCGCAGCGAGAGACCAGACCAGGCCCAGAGTCATCCCCTGGCTCGGCTTGCCGCCAAATCGATCGTCTTTACCGACGAACCCGACCACACCCGCCTGCGCCATCTGGTCGTCAGGGCGATCAAGCGCCGAACGCCCGAGCAGGAGCAGGCCCATCTCACCCGCATCGCCTCCGCGCTGCTGGAGCGCGTCGGTCCCAAAGGCCGCATGGATGCGGTCGCCGATTACGCGGAGCGCTTGCCGCTGCAGTTTATGGCCGAGTCGATGGCGTTGCCGCCGGACAGCTGGCAGACCGTCCGCGACTGGACCCACCAGTTGCGCTATCTGCTGGAGCCGGGGCTGATGGGCAGGGGAGACTTTGAGCGGGTTCAGGCGGTGCTGGATGAGGTGATCGCTTTTTTTGAGGACATGCTGGCTGTGCGGCGTCAGCAGCCCGGCGACGATCTGATCAGCGCCCTGGATGCCGCTCACCGTGAAGCGCAGGCGGATCGGCTGAGCGACGAAGAAATCGTCTACTGCTGCATCATGATGTTCGTGGCAGGCCACGAAACCACCCGCAGTTTGATCGCAAGCGGCTTACTCGCCCTGCTGCAGCATCCCGAGCAACTGGCCTATCTACGAATGCACCCCGAGCGGATGGGTGCCGCCGTCACCGAAATGCTGCGCTACGAAAGCCCTCTGCAGCAGACCAAGCGCCGGGCGACCGCCGCTGTCGCCGTCGGCGGCCGGACCATTCAGCCGCAGGAGCAGGTTCTGTTGTGCCTGGGGGCGGCCAATCGCGATCCTGCCCGCTTCGAGCAACCGGACCGCTTCGATATCACCCGCACCGACAATGGACATCTTGCTTTCGGGCAAGGCATGCACCACTGTCTGGGTGCCGCTCTAGCTCAAATGGAAGCGCAGGTGGCTTTGCGCGTGTTGCTGGAGCGTTTTGCCAACCTGACGTTACAGGATACCCCCGAGTGGTTGGAGCACAGCTTCATCCTGCGGGGACTGAAGACACTTCCCGTGCAATGGGACCGATGA
- a CDS encoding SAM-dependent methyltransferase — protein sequence MSVLRGPNRGGSPEAIRHHYDLSNAFYSLWLDESMTYSCALWEAEAPEAPLAVAQQRKLDFHLRAARATGAARALDIGCGWGALLRRMREDFGVAQAVGLTLSEAQAEHVRSLGLSGVEVRTESWTAHTPAATYDAIVSIGAFEHFAQPEQASDQKIEIYRAFFERCCRWLAGSGRLSLQTIAYGTLRPEAASRFIQTEIFPDSELPHLGEIVAACEGLFEIVLLRNDRLDYARTCEAWLARLRARRGEALTLVGEAAVERYERYLKMSSVGFRMGKIGLLRLVLEPIRSRWHRAS from the coding sequence GTGAGTGTGCTGCGCGGTCCAAACCGCGGCGGTTCACCTGAAGCCATTCGCCACCATTACGACCTGAGCAATGCCTTCTACAGCCTCTGGCTGGACGAATCGATGACCTACTCCTGCGCCCTGTGGGAAGCCGAAGCCCCCGAGGCGCCTTTGGCTGTTGCCCAACAGCGAAAGCTCGACTTCCACCTGCGCGCCGCCCGGGCGACGGGCGCCGCCCGGGCGCTCGATATCGGCTGCGGTTGGGGAGCGCTGCTCAGACGGATGAGGGAGGACTTTGGCGTCGCCCAGGCCGTCGGGTTGACGCTGAGCGAAGCGCAAGCCGAACATGTCCGCTCCCTGGGGCTCAGCGGCGTCGAGGTGCGTACCGAAAGCTGGACGGCGCATACCCCGGCTGCCACCTACGACGCCATCGTCTCGATCGGCGCTTTTGAGCATTTTGCCCAACCGGAGCAAGCGAGCGACCAGAAAATCGAGATCTACCGCGCTTTTTTCGAGCGCTGCTGCCGGTGGCTTGCCGGTTCGGGGCGATTGTCTTTGCAGACGATCGCCTACGGAACGCTGCGCCCGGAGGCGGCGAGCCGCTTTATTCAAACCGAAATCTTTCCCGATTCGGAATTGCCGCATCTGGGCGAAATCGTCGCCGCCTGCGAAGGTCTGTTTGAGATTGTCCTGTTGCGCAACGACCGGCTGGACTATGCCCGCACCTGCGAGGCGTGGCTTGCCCGCCTGCGTGCCCGGCGGGGCGAGGCCCTCACTCTGGTGGGAGAGGCGGCGGTCGAGCGCTACGAACGCTATTTAAAAATGTCGTCGGTCGGCTTTCGCATGGGCAAAATCGGCCTGTTGCGCCTGGTGCTCGAACCGATCCGTTCGCGCTGGCACCGTGCGTCATGA
- a CDS encoding acyl carrier protein, translating into MTDIPVSQSAIAEWMKAYIGDFLNVDAQQVDVQTDFERFGLDSAIVVSLISELEEWLELELSPALLFEYPTIDSMAEHLYHQKRQAALTQPVQP; encoded by the coding sequence ATGACGGACATCCCCGTTTCTCAATCTGCCATCGCCGAGTGGATGAAAGCCTATATCGGCGATTTTCTGAATGTGGACGCCCAGCAAGTGGACGTTCAAACCGATTTTGAACGCTTCGGCCTCGATTCGGCCATCGTCGTTTCGCTAATTAGCGAACTGGAGGAATGGCTGGAGCTGGAGCTGTCGCCGGCGCTGCTGTTTGAGTATCCGACGATCGACTCTATGGCTGAACATCTTTACCACCAGAAACGGCAGGCAGCCTTGACCCAACCGGTGCAGCCGTGA